Sequence from the Helianthus annuus cultivar XRQ/B chromosome 13, HanXRQr2.0-SUNRISE, whole genome shotgun sequence genome:
gattacacagagttaacacgttacaaacacgtatagatcatggcaacactttaacaGTCAAGCAATacattcaacttgtgcgattagAAAGTCCAAGCCCATCAGATAGTCGGCCCAACATCATAAATGGTTCAATGGCATATACGGTCCAAGTAACAACATAAaatatcttgtgcgatccggattggGTTGTGCGACTGGCTTTGGGCTTGATTGGCCCAATCATCATAACAACAACtccacttgtgcgatccaatacaACTTGTGTGATTGAAGCGGTTTGTGCGACTCACCCTTTACCCGGCCCAAAGATTGAAAGCCCAATAGACATACATAAGGCCCAAAACAATAAACAGATAATAATCTTGTGCGACAGAAGACATCTTGTGCGACTGCCCAAGATGTCTTGTGTGATCGGATTGGATTGTGTACTCGTGacttgggctttaaggcccaacagtATAACAACATTGAGCAGgagtgtgtggcccaacatcttgtgcgatcagcaccagcttgtgcgatccacaagatgttgtgcgatcatgcataactaaCACCTTGTGCGTTCAGATCAACTCGTGCGAATGGACCCCGTGTGCGATCAAGAGGCCTTGTGCGGCTGTTTAAACATTCCGGATTTCTTGCCAATTCGGTTACCATCAATTTAGTTTTCCATTTTTATGAACATCAATCAACACTAACAGTTTTCCCAACCCatcaattatcgatcaaacaagggtttcTATCAtgaaattcatatgaaccctattATAACAAACACGAATAATAATCATCACAATGAGCAAACAATCGGATTTCCAGGCTATCATACAATCTATCATGCCAAAACAACCAAATCATTCATACGAGACCCCATAGCAGCCGACTAATACTTGTTTGATTCTAATCCTAGATCATACAGTCTAATCCGTATGAATATCAAATATACATGTGAACCGATTACAACTTAACATATATTCCGATTCGTCTAGGCATCATCACATAATATCATTCAATCATCTAATCAtatatatcatcaatcataacaatcaacactaaccgattgaaggAGAACTCAATCCGAACAAGGGAAATCTTCGAAGAGATGGGAGATGATTGCCGCCGGGCTTGAGAGAGAAACGAGAggaagctagggttttgtgtgtgtctTGTGTTTTGTAACAAGTGAGAAGTATGACCCTAAACATGGTATGACAAGTAGGCCGAACCCATCGTGGGCTGTTTATGTGTTCCGAGTTCAAGGAGAAGTGGGCCGAGGATTGTATGAGTCAAAGCCCACCGGCTTGTGCGATCAGGTGTGCGTGTGTTGTTGTGCGATCCGGGTTTCAACCAAACATGTATAACACACATTCACATATAATAAAACACAACATTCAATTAAcatagttcacgtaagcacgtagcgttacacaaagtaggttcgaattacgagttgtcacatgcttcttgagtggtcagctggaatgctttggcattcttcttagtaacTCCGTCGGCCGTCTTGGCTTTGTTGTCTGCCGGTTTGACCAATTTTGGGCAgtctggcctaagatgtccagcctCTCCACAATTATAGCAGACCATGGCTTTCttcttcctgcaatcttcttcttaATGACCTGGAATTTTACAGAAATTGCAATACcccttgcatcttccaaaatgcttccttttACAAGCATTGCAAAATGGAACCGTGGAAGATTGCCAAGTTCCTTTTCTCCAAAAATTATTACggttacccacacgaaatccttgggtaaccttttgggctacttccttttTCCGATTTTCTTCACTTGTTCGTACCAGttcgtcagttagggtgttagctaattctaccgcatcgtcaatagtgagaggtctcgcagctttaacgatattacggattcCCCAAATATAGCCGGAAATAAGCACatgttctggcgaagccagggttggtaccactctcgcatactcgaagaatgttgaagtataccctcgacaatctacccCCGTTATCCGATggttcaggaacttatttgccatttgttccttttcatattcaggacaaaattttctttccattagctgcttaaattcctcccaattcatggcataggccatatTTATTCCTTTGGCTTGatgtaccgtattccaccattctagcgccccttctttaaaaggatgcgaagcatacataaccttgtcttcttcagcacatttacttatcataagtactgcttcggttttctccaactgacgtagtgccgcagtcgccccttcattgcctgcaaattctgctggcttacaagcaagaaattctttgtacgtgcaaccaggcgttgcagctttcattttcttaagaagTGGGGCCTGCCGTGGATCATTATCGTGATTAATATGGTCgccgcctccgtttacgctattactgaagttatcttcttgagtacgtttactaggaataatttgttgtggttcaacaggtttctgggTAGCAGCCagaattgctggaatagcattggctatcccctgagcaacgatattctcgatatcttgcctagtcataaatTGACCTTCCTGATTTTGCTCTGATTGGTTAACttcgttaactggttcattactagcgttttccatctgataattgaTTCATATAAATAATTAGCATACAATAATTGATAACTAAATATAACAaaacaattgcacataatcacacaaattttacaacacacgtatagccaaaattgtcgatttctcgacttccatttttatagattatattaggcatccgtacacactgttattttacaaaagttttatttttaagttattttacagagttatatttttattactattgttattatACAAACACAACTTCCCAACCACACTATCCCTTGTCAACTGGTATTTTAGaagcgacgttccctctcgtcgtacttccaggagatttgttctcccaccTCTCGGATCCTATTCCTTGCACTCACCAGCTCCTCGCCAAaatggcggagttcagctaagttttcattactgaTTGGTGGGTTTGGAgcaggttctgggtcgaactgagggaaaaaggtataAGGGTTATTAAGGAGGTTTTGAAACTGCAagtcgttagtccaccactcgtccatttctcctaaaggttgAGTGTGGATCAGAGGGTCTGGAATAGTTGGTTCCAAATTtattggaagttgggtttcagcaggatAAGGGTAGAGGTTATTATTGATAGGCCTGATGATGTCACAGCTTGCCAGTAGGCGATCTAATTCTTCCTGCAATGGTAATTCTTCAGTTTgcttagaactttccccaatttctatttctacttgcctagaactttccccgatctcgatcccttttcctttatccataggattttctattttgggaACTTTCCTAGTTGTTGGTTTCCTCCTACGAACACGTCTCTAGCCTACAAATCTTCTCATTTTCTTAGGCTTTGGtttctccggaggtggagcttgaaattccataggttcctccacatcggcaatgtaaccagtaaagtcttTGGAAACTTTCACTTTTacaggatagagattgagattctcTAAGGCGTTGGATAATTCATTCATGCTGTTTAGTATATATgcacacaaaatgctaagttaaaattttataataatatttcACAGATAAACATTCAAGTATTATTGCATACCATAGGACTAATTTAACACAAAGGACAACtgaaaattaaaacatactagAGTTTAAGCatccgttggatagtttcaatcgatcagacattgaatcgtagtagcgatcgagttattaccttgttttcgcggcagcgtttcgtgatttgtgtgtgttttgtagtaTACAGATAATAACTCAGTGTATGAATTGAGTTTAACTTCGTTCCAGCGCCAAAATGCAAGTCCCAcaccctctatttatactgaaaatttggcaccctcgcgtgacgcgaggggccTACGTAGAtgcgccgcgtgacgcgaggggtaccaCCCTATTATAGGGTAGCCCTGTGTGTTTGTAGCCTAGCTGAGTTGACGGAATGTTAAATTTCGATTTTGACAGCAAATTATTAGGATAATTGTCAATAGggaataccccccctgagttttaggggccttgatcctgattctgattgttctgaaatttttagggtttatgcaggattacttgggggtctcaattacgGTTTCTTATTGgacaaaataaattaataaataatagttttggtgagagttgttacacatgTTCCCTacgaaaactaaaaaaaaaaatagagcaAACATATTCCTTATCTTCATAAATAATTGAAGTATCAATTTCACCTTTGGGTTCTTCAGCAAAGTGGAAAGCCTTACTGAGCACTCAACCTGAGTTAATGTGCCCCGAACATCAATCTGCAAAATCCACCACATATACCATCTTGGCTCCCAATAGTGATACTTGAATCACCTAGACCCTTACTTTCCATCTCTATCCATTACTATCTGCAAGCCAAGCCCGACTATTTAAGAATAATAAAAAGTTGCACTATGTTCGAGTGGCACAACTTTTGCTACAACGCTAGTTCCTTCAATAACGCTTTTCTATAAAAACACATTTTATTACTTTGGAAGAGTACTAAGTTTGACTTTCATTGGTCACTTCACCATATGCGCCCTTCGCCAAAATCCAAATCTGGTTCATTGAACAAATCATCAAGAAGGGAGGTGCAAGACATATCACTTTAAATCCAATTCAAATACAGCATTGGAAGTCACCTAATTGGGACATTCGGCTACTTAACTTTTAACCGTCAATACACGCTTTAACCCCTTGCAAGACAGTGAACTCTTTGTACATGATCAGCACCAATAATATTTAAAAACAATTGGAAGAGAAGGGTTACAAACTCACCTCAAGTGTTTAAACATTTGGCTAGATTTCCACGTGCTCGTTTGGACCGAAACCCCCAAATCGTCACGAACAATCATTCACAGACGCTTGCAACCGACCCCGGCAGTCCCTACAGTCCTATCCTTGGTTTATGAACCTTGAAACCACCTTGATCGTTTTCCTCAAATTTGCTACTCAAagtaaattatattatttatCAGTGTTGACATAAACTTTGAAATGAAAGAACTAAAAAGTTAATTATTGAAGAAAACCTCCATAAAGTTTGTGCATCGTTGTCTTTACCATTTGCAACTTCACCATTGGAAATGTGTACTCCTGGGCGTCTGTTATTTAACAGTTGTTAAAGTGATTTTGTTGGAGGCTATGTAACGTCTTCCGCCAATTCAAACGATTAGCGTGCTAACTGGGTATATCTAATTTGGAGGCCATCGGATGTGGCAATTTCTTTGGATCTGTGTGGCTGTGTTTCATCACCATATCATCGCAATTGATGCTTAAGCATAGCAGTCATGCCTTTATTGAAAGCGACATACATAGCCATTGCACCAGTGATTGCCGCTTTCACACAATACCTAAAATAAGTAATATAAATGAGATGTTAACTAACACTTTGAAATTGGATAGTTGATAACTTTAAGTGACTAATTCATTACATGGGTAGAAAAAAGTAGATTTGGGTTTCGTCTATTACTTGTAACGGGTCAAacaaataaaattataaaagacATTCCACATTTTTACCCACTTATAAAAATCATCCATTTCGAACAGAACCTGCAACCCAACCTACCAGACCAACCCATTTGGTAATCTCTGCAAAAATCAGTTACAATGTCAAACACACTGTAACCAATTATTTAAAGACATTTAAGAGAAAAAGAGGCAGCTTTTATAAATATTCAGATATGAACATGGTTTTGCATCCTATACATATAAATATTATGTCCTTTGCAAACTCCAACCACGCTACGTTTAACTTCTAAGCACCTTCAACAACAGACTTTATGGCACCAATATTAACCAAACTTGCAGTCGAATCAGCCAAGCTTCTTGCACGCGACTGGAAACATAGAATAATTTTGCCTTTTGCTAAACTTTCACTCAATGAGCCGCGTTGATAACTTCTACAACGAAAGaatatatattacaaaaaaaaaaaaaaccgtcaAGACGTATTTAATGTACCGAAAAAAACATTGCATCATCCTGATATGCATCATCAGCAACAATATCTTCACCATGCACCAAAGGATAGCAGTTGTCAAATTATTTCCTTGGAAAAAAACCTTGACCATGCATATATGTTGACTTTTAAAGTCAAACTGGATTCTTTTCATATCCAAAATTGAAGTGTGGTTTCTTGTAAATTCAACATGAACATTTTCATTATCGGTTTTCATTAGCATAATTTGTAACAAAAAGGTAACAAATTTAGATCAGTTCATAGTTGAAATATAGACAAACCATTTAAATAAGTCCAGTTGACTCATAAACATGCTTTCATTATATTCTAAAATAACTAATGCATTAGATATGATTATAAGAATGTTTATATATAGATAAAAAGACCACTATTaagatttagaaaaaaaaaagcatAAGATAAATTAAACATATCATCTTACTTATGTATAGTCTCAACAACATGATAGCAAGATAACGCATAGTCTCATCCTCTTGCAACATTAACCGCAAGCTACTAAAACAAACATGAAAAAACTTAATTCATAAGCTCAACAATATACAGTGAAGAAAAAAGTCAACGAAGACATATACCTGGTAGAGGGACTATATGCATTTCGCTATGGGTAGATACGACTTTAACTCAAATAATAGTTCATGAAGTCTAATAAAAAGTGATTTACAACTACTGCAATTACTATCAACACTTTAGTTCTTGAATGCATGTACCCTAATTGATCACGATATTCCTTCCTTCTAAGCAATTACTTGAGTGCCACATCTGCACTTCATGACCTGAAAATATCATAAACCAACTATATTTATATAACTAAAAATATTCACTTTAATCCCCATGTTTAAAACTGGAAACCAGCGCCTTGTATGCAAAGATGTTACATTAATTGGTGAAAAAAATGAAAGGTTGGTGTGTTGCATAGACTAATGCTCTATGTTAGTATACGATGATGGCTGCATAGACTAATATTAGCCCTATGTTAGTATATGATGATGCAGTGGTTTAGCAAACTGCAAAAAAAATAGTTGATTTTTTATATCAAAGTATCAAGCCACAAATGCCAGAAGCATGTGGGCACCAAGTAATTATTCAAGGTTTATAAAAACTGAAACTTAAAACAACATGAGTGTCAAAACATGAAAGGTAATTTCAAAAGTCGATAACCTTTTATGCCCCTTCAGTAAGCATTTAAAAATTCATATTCTCATTATATATTTTCCAACccataaaaaattaaaattatagaCAAAGTGTTTCAGGTCAGCTTGACTCGTTACCCTACTTCCAAACAGATAATTTGCCAACTCTAGGTTAAAATCAGGTAGAACTTACAATGTGAACATGCATGAATAGCAAGGGCAAGTGGGATTGCAAATGCAGTGACATTCTCCTTCAAGCTTTTCATATAGGTGTGTTTGTGGATGCTTTGGAACCACCTTTGTTTCACAATAAGTTGCCTTCTTGGTCTAAAAGATCCTTCCTTTACAAAAAGTCTACAAATGGACACTTTGTATTACATATAAAAAGTGTGAAATAGATCCAGGTTCATAAACAAAAAGTCACATATCAGCCCCTGTTCTTAGTTAATTCAATATTCAAATAGTGGCAACTAAATGAATATCATGACACAATTTCTTAGTTAATTCAATATTCAAATAGTGGCCATACCTGTCAATTACAAACTTGATTATAGCACTCACCACCACATCCATTGATGGCTTCCAACTGCTACCACTTCTAAAATAACTCCATAGGTAATCAAAATGGTAGACGAATGCCAGAAGTGCGTGTAGTTCAGACACCAATTTTTGCATAATTACTAAATCAATAGAGTGAAGAAAATAAATACCTAAACTAAAGTGAGTTGTTCATCTAACATATTTTATAAGATGTTTCTTACTACTGTTTACTGCTAAAGCGAGAATGTATAGACAATGACCTTGAAGAGCAGATTTAAAAAGGGAAGCGAATAAAGAAAATGTAGCATCTACACTATCCACTGATGCATCTTCATCATTCTTGAAAACTTTTAATTGCGTTCTTGTGCCACCAACTACATCCATAGCAAGCCTAATCTCAGATATTCCACAGCTATCTGTTGGGGGTGATCTCCTTTTATAAGAGGGTCGAGTCTTGCCTTCTGGTTGATAAGCATCAGAATGGTTAACTTTCTTCTTTATATTTCCAAGGAATAGAGCGACATCGCTGAACTTTGATTGATAGTTTTCCAAGTGCGGTGAAGGCAAAAGCCTTTTCCTGTAATTAGGAGTTAGTGCACAGAAAAAAGATGATTAAGTAAATTGagtaaaaaaggttaaaagttaTGTTCATACCCGTACTATTGGTAACGCTCTTTAAGAGTTGAATATAGAGGATCACAATTTAACTGGCAGAAGCATCCATGCCGAGGTTATAGCTTGCATTAATGGAGCATCAAAAGAGATCGGAAAAACGAC
This genomic interval carries:
- the LOC118485617 gene encoding uncharacterized protein LOC118485617 — protein: MDVVGGTRTQLKVFKNDEDASVDSVDATFSLFASLFKSALQVIMQKLVSELHALLAFVYHFDYLWSYFRSGSSWKPSMDVVVSAIIKFVIDRLFVKEGSFRPRRQLIVKQRWFQSIHKHTYMKSLKENVTAFAIPLALAIHACSHCHEVQMWHSSNCLEGRNIVIN